One Paenibacillus riograndensis SBR5 DNA segment encodes these proteins:
- a CDS encoding alpha-ketoacid dehydrogenase subunit beta encodes MRKMTYGEGIREGMRSKMLEDPNVVLLGEDVGPYGGTFGVTKGLWEEFGEERVRDTPISEGIIVGASVGAAATGLRPVAELMFIDFLTFGMDGLVNQAAKMRYMFGGKISVPLVLRLPAGGGISAGAQHSGSLEAWVTHVPGLKVVYPSNAQDAWGMMLTAIEDDNPVVYIESKVLYSKKFEVDDTVAAVPFGVASVKREGSDVSIITYGKQVDDALNAAKVLAEEGIEAEVIDLRSLYPLDKEAIFSSVAKTHRALVVTEEVKRGGYGGELSAMISELCFDELDAPVVRIGALDTPVPYSPALEAYVLPNADDIIQGIKSMF; translated from the coding sequence ATGAGAAAAATGACCTATGGTGAAGGAATCCGTGAAGGAATGCGCAGCAAAATGCTGGAGGACCCGAATGTGGTATTGCTTGGAGAGGATGTCGGGCCGTATGGAGGAACCTTTGGGGTAACGAAGGGACTCTGGGAGGAATTCGGCGAGGAGCGGGTACGGGATACCCCGATTTCTGAAGGAATTATTGTCGGAGCTTCCGTGGGGGCTGCCGCAACAGGGCTGAGACCCGTGGCTGAGCTGATGTTCATTGACTTTCTGACCTTTGGCATGGACGGACTGGTAAATCAGGCTGCCAAGATGAGATACATGTTCGGCGGCAAAATCTCCGTACCGCTCGTGCTGCGGCTGCCGGCAGGCGGCGGAATCAGTGCGGGGGCACAGCACTCCGGGTCGCTGGAGGCCTGGGTTACGCATGTGCCGGGACTCAAGGTGGTCTATCCATCCAATGCCCAGGATGCCTGGGGCATGATGCTGACTGCGATTGAAGATGACAATCCGGTGGTTTATATCGAGAGCAAGGTTCTGTATTCGAAGAAATTCGAGGTGGACGACACGGTTGCTGCGGTTCCTTTTGGCGTGGCCAGTGTCAAGAGAGAAGGAAGCGACGTTTCCATTATTACGTACGGCAAGCAAGTGGATGATGCGCTAAATGCCGCAAAAGTACTGGCTGAAGAGGGGATTGAAGCAGAGGTTATTGATCTGCGCTCACTCTATCCGCTGGACAAGGAAGCGATATTCAGCTCAGTCGCCAAGACGCACCGGGCGCTTGTGGTAACCGAAGAAGTGAAGCGCGGCGGCTACGGGGGCGAATTGTCCGCTATGATCTCAGAGCTGTGTTTTGATGAGCTGGACGCTCCTGTTGTCCGGATTGGCGCATTGGACACCCCCGTCCCATATTCTCCGGCCCTGGAAGCTTATGTGCTGCCAAATGCGGATGATATTATTCAGGGCATCAAGAGCATGTTCTGA
- a CDS encoding thiamine pyrophosphate-dependent dehydrogenase E1 component subunit alpha, translated as MYRKMLSIRKFEKTASTFFAEGKIPGFVHLYIGEEAIAVGACANLRDDDYITSTHRGHGHIVAKGGNLKYMMAELFGKETGYCKGKGGSMHIADAELGILGANGIVGAGHLIATGAAWSASYRGSDQVSVCFFGDASTNQSTFHEAMNLASLWKLPVIFVCENNLYGISVSQARHQTIKDIAKRGEGYCMPSFTADGNDVITVYEHVQEAVRRARNGEGPTLLEFKTYRQHGHFEGDPGAYRPKEEVEAWLQKDPIPRFEKYLTENKLMTADELKQIGDEVDGEIQEALDFAFASGYPALEASVQGIYSDIVEEARSR; from the coding sequence ATGTACCGGAAGATGCTGAGTATCCGGAAATTTGAAAAGACGGCATCCACCTTTTTTGCAGAAGGAAAAATACCGGGCTTTGTCCATCTTTACATCGGGGAAGAGGCCATCGCCGTCGGGGCCTGCGCCAATCTGCGGGATGACGATTATATTACGAGCACCCACCGGGGGCATGGACATATCGTCGCCAAGGGCGGAAATCTGAAATATATGATGGCAGAGCTGTTCGGCAAGGAAACCGGCTACTGTAAAGGCAAAGGCGGTTCGATGCATATCGCGGATGCGGAGCTGGGCATACTCGGCGCCAACGGAATTGTCGGTGCGGGCCACCTGATTGCAACCGGAGCGGCGTGGAGCGCAAGTTACAGGGGAAGCGATCAGGTCAGCGTGTGCTTTTTCGGAGACGCTTCCACGAATCAGAGCACTTTTCATGAAGCGATGAATTTAGCAAGCCTATGGAAGCTGCCGGTTATTTTTGTATGCGAGAACAATCTCTACGGGATATCGGTCAGCCAGGCCAGACATCAGACGATCAAGGACATTGCGAAACGGGGCGAGGGCTATTGCATGCCTTCCTTTACGGCGGACGGCAACGATGTGATTACGGTGTATGAACATGTACAAGAGGCGGTCCGGCGGGCGAGAAACGGCGAAGGCCCTACCCTGCTGGAATTCAAAACGTACAGACAGCATGGCCACTTCGAAGGTGATCCCGGAGCTTATAGACCGAAGGAAGAAGTGGAGGCCTGGCTGCAAAAGGACCCAATCCCCAGATTTGAAAAGTACCTTACGGAGAACAAGCTGATGACGGCGGACGAGTTAAAACAAATCGGGGATGAGGTTGACGGGGAGATCCAGGAGGCGCTTGATTTCGCTTTTGCCAGCGGTTATCCGGCTCTGGAGGCTTCGGTTCAAGGGATTTATTCCGATATCGTGGAGGAGGCTAGAAGCAGATGA
- a CDS encoding PTS sugar transporter subunit IIA — protein sequence MFGWRKNKIEENTLDIISPVPGQVVGLEQVPDEAFSTKAMGEGFAVQPIKGEVRAPFSGKISHIMNRSNHAILLENEAGIQILIHVGVDTVSLKGEGFVPHVVTGQTVEQGELLLEFDIARIQEAGLSDITSVIVPGGQEKVQRIEGLQDEDAVLRIYY from the coding sequence ATGTTTGGCTGGAGAAAAAACAAAATCGAAGAAAATACCCTGGATATTATCTCCCCAGTCCCCGGACAAGTAGTGGGTCTTGAGCAAGTCCCGGATGAAGCGTTTTCTACGAAAGCTATGGGGGAAGGGTTTGCTGTTCAACCTATTAAAGGAGAGGTGCGGGCACCCTTTTCAGGGAAAATATCCCATATCATGAATCGAAGCAATCATGCAATTTTGCTGGAAAATGAAGCCGGCATACAGATTCTCATTCATGTTGGGGTAGACACGGTATCGCTGAAAGGTGAAGGTTTTGTGCCCCATGTTGTGACAGGGCAGACGGTTGAGCAGGGGGAGCTGCTGCTGGAATTTGATATAGCCAGGATTCAGGAAGCAGGGTTATCCGACATCACCTCAGTAATTGTACCTGGCGGCCAAGAGAAGGTTCAGCGGATTGAAGGCTTGCAGGATGAGGATGCTGTATTACGTATTTATTATTAG
- a CDS encoding MurR/RpiR family transcriptional regulator, translating into MGVGVGQILSRIENVMPKLTQSEQKVARFVLESPEEAMIMSVQEMAARSLSSSASVVRFCRSIGLKGFPELKVALSADLAQGQKTGYFDLNKNENTAEIVDKILSNVIQSLKDTVGQLDVAMIEKVAHSLYMAPVIFAYGIGASALVAEDIAQKWLRMGKNVYAFHDIHVLTMSMANAPKGSVFIGISYSAATKEVLELMKFAQKSGLTTVSFTGFGRSELSDISDFNLFTSLAPEAKVRSAATSSKHSQFFVVDVLYYAYASININDSIDKITRTRKATNELKNLPET; encoded by the coding sequence ATGGGTGTCGGAGTGGGTCAAATTTTATCAAGAATTGAAAATGTGATGCCAAAATTAACACAATCCGAGCAAAAGGTAGCGCGCTTTGTACTGGAGTCCCCGGAAGAAGCGATGATTATGTCCGTACAGGAAATGGCAGCACGTTCTCTTTCCAGCAGTGCGTCAGTCGTGCGTTTTTGCCGTTCAATCGGCCTGAAGGGCTTCCCCGAATTAAAGGTAGCTTTGTCGGCAGATCTGGCTCAAGGGCAAAAAACCGGTTACTTCGATTTAAATAAAAATGAAAATACGGCGGAGATCGTCGATAAAATTTTATCTAATGTGATCCAGTCTCTCAAGGATACCGTAGGGCAGCTTGACGTAGCTATGATTGAAAAAGTGGCGCACAGCCTGTACATGGCCCCCGTCATATTTGCCTACGGGATTGGCGCATCGGCACTGGTTGCAGAGGACATTGCCCAAAAATGGCTCCGGATGGGGAAAAATGTATATGCGTTTCATGATATCCATGTACTCACCATGAGTATGGCTAATGCACCCAAAGGAAGCGTATTTATTGGAATTTCGTATAGCGCTGCGACCAAGGAAGTGCTGGAGCTGATGAAATTTGCCCAAAAAAGCGGATTGACCACCGTTAGCTTTACCGGGTTTGGCCGCAGCGAGTTATCGGATATAAGCGATTTCAATCTGTTTACCTCACTTGCTCCTGAAGCAAAGGTGAGAAGTGCGGCAACCAGTTCCAAGCATAGCCAGTTTTTTGTCGTGGATGTGCTGTATTATGCATACGCCTCAATTAATATTAACGATTCTATTGATAAAATTACGAGAACCCGCAAGGCGACTAATGAATTGAAAAACTTGCCGGAGACCTAA
- a CDS encoding DUF871 domain-containing protein — MSGVLVSLTEQSLDKTMEYLRYMQLNGFNSIFTSLQIPEEDPRELLEPLTSIGQFARKHNMLFMVDVSPRTFEHFSLQQLKDSGVTGLRIDNGMEIAEIAGLTHEWRVALNASTIDQAFLDGLRGQQANFASLEAWHNYYPRPETGLELTIFQNQNRWLQSQGLTVAAFIPGDGDLRGPLHEGLPSLEKHRHLSPFAGYLELVQECFVDHVLIGDLSVSSWTMQQFLAWNEGAVLLGVEKQRPSHVWEAVHHNRPDIARDVIRSEEARHHFRGSILPEHTVERPAGALTIDNDKYLRYRGEFQIVLQPLPADERVNVIGYVAQRDIPLLPLLHKHRLPFRFLATASYCE; from the coding sequence GTGAGTGGTGTATTGGTATCACTAACTGAGCAGAGCCTTGATAAGACAATGGAATATTTGCGCTACATGCAGCTGAATGGATTCAATTCGATTTTTACTTCGCTGCAGATTCCGGAGGAGGACCCGCGGGAGCTGCTGGAGCCGCTGACGAGTATCGGGCAGTTTGCCCGCAAACACAATATGCTTTTCATGGTGGATGTGTCTCCAAGAACCTTTGAGCATTTCTCGCTGCAGCAATTGAAAGACAGCGGGGTTACCGGATTAAGAATTGATAACGGCATGGAGATTGCTGAAATTGCCGGGCTGACCCACGAATGGCGTGTTGCTTTGAATGCGAGTACGATCGATCAGGCATTTTTGGACGGCTTGCGCGGGCAGCAGGCGAATTTCGCTTCCCTGGAGGCTTGGCATAATTATTATCCGAGACCGGAGACAGGTCTTGAGCTGACCATTTTCCAGAACCAGAACCGCTGGCTGCAATCCCAAGGCTTAACCGTTGCTGCCTTTATTCCCGGGGACGGGGATTTAAGAGGCCCGCTGCATGAGGGGCTGCCAAGCCTGGAGAAGCATCGTCATCTGTCTCCTTTTGCCGGTTACTTGGAATTAGTGCAGGAGTGCTTTGTGGATCATGTTCTTATTGGCGATTTATCGGTAAGCTCCTGGACGATGCAGCAATTTCTTGCCTGGAATGAAGGAGCAGTGTTACTGGGCGTTGAGAAGCAAAGGCCATCACATGTATGGGAGGCAGTCCACCATAACCGTCCGGATATAGCACGTGACGTAATTCGTTCAGAGGAAGCGCGGCATCACTTTAGGGGAAGCATTCTACCGGAGCATACCGTGGAACGTCCAGCCGGAGCGCTAACGATCGATAATGATAAATATCTACGGTACCGCGGGGAATTTCAGATTGTCCTCCAGCCTTTGCCCGCCGATGAACGGGTTAACGTCATCGGCTATGTCGCCCAAAGGGATATTCCCCTGCTGCCGCTGCTGCATAAGCACAGGCTTCCCTTTCGGTTTCTTGCCACGGCATCCTATTGTGAATAA
- a CDS encoding PTS transporter subunit EIIC — MSKEQDLAHGILSTVGGIQNVELITHCMTRVRITLRDESYASIEDLKRVPGVIGVIEESTLQIIVGPGLVEKVSRVLADISGVELGEPVPLQAAHAFPNPDSRINGLSDKEKAEQLAAKNKEKYKEKNNTPVKNFLKSISNIFIPLAPAFVAAGLLAGITSVIGNFITAGHLSGEGWAQFNLILNVIKNGIFSYMAIFVGINSARVFGASPSLGGVIGGATLLTGMKPELPIHNLFTGEPLIAGQGGIIGVVLAVWILALIEKRLHKIMPNSIDLIVTSFLSVLATGLLTIFLIMPLAGFVADNLLVAVNWILSVGGAFAGFFLGGIWLVMVMLGLHHIMTPIHIELIAQTGMTILLPILAMAGAGQVGAGLALWIRCRKNKQLTGIIKGALPVGVLGIGEPLIYGVTLPLGKPFVTACLGGAFGGAVIGYFGNVGAMSIGASGIEMLLLIADGKWWVYLLGLITAYFFGFICTYLFGTPKEARQAKEA; from the coding sequence CACTGTATGACGCGGGTCCGGATCACTTTAAGGGACGAAAGCTATGCGAGCATTGAGGATTTGAAGCGTGTTCCCGGTGTAATAGGCGTAATCGAGGAATCTACACTGCAAATTATTGTCGGCCCCGGCCTGGTGGAGAAGGTCTCCCGGGTGCTTGCCGACATCAGCGGAGTGGAGCTGGGAGAACCCGTTCCCTTACAGGCTGCCCATGCATTCCCGAACCCGGATAGCCGGATAAACGGATTAAGCGACAAAGAGAAGGCAGAGCAGCTTGCGGCTAAGAATAAAGAGAAATATAAGGAAAAAAACAATACGCCTGTGAAAAACTTCCTGAAATCGATTTCAAACATTTTTATTCCGCTGGCACCTGCATTTGTGGCGGCTGGTCTGCTGGCGGGGATTACCTCCGTGATCGGCAATTTCATTACAGCGGGACATCTGTCCGGTGAAGGCTGGGCGCAATTTAACCTGATCCTCAATGTCATCAAAAACGGCATCTTCTCCTATATGGCGATTTTTGTGGGCATCAACTCTGCCAGAGTATTTGGTGCAAGCCCGTCATTAGGCGGTGTAATTGGCGGTGCGACGCTTCTTACCGGGATGAAGCCGGAGCTGCCTATCCACAATTTATTTACGGGAGAACCGCTGATCGCCGGGCAAGGCGGTATCATTGGTGTTGTGCTGGCGGTTTGGATTTTAGCCTTGATTGAAAAAAGATTGCATAAAATCATGCCTAACTCCATCGATCTGATTGTTACTTCTTTTCTGAGTGTACTGGCAACCGGCTTGCTGACCATCTTTTTGATCATGCCATTAGCCGGGTTTGTTGCCGACAATCTGCTGGTAGCCGTTAACTGGATATTATCTGTAGGCGGTGCGTTTGCAGGCTTTTTCCTCGGCGGAATCTGGCTGGTTATGGTTATGCTTGGTCTGCATCACATCATGACACCCATTCATATCGAATTGATTGCCCAGACCGGGATGACCATATTGCTGCCGATTCTGGCCATGGCCGGGGCAGGTCAGGTAGGTGCGGGGCTGGCACTTTGGATCCGCTGCCGTAAGAACAAGCAGCTTACGGGCATTATTAAAGGGGCTTTGCCTGTAGGTGTGCTTGGCATCGGCGAACCGTTGATTTATGGCGTAACCCTTCCTTTGGGCAAGCCATTCGTAACTGCGTGTCTGGGCGGTGCGTTTGGTGGTGCGGTCATCGGATATTTTGGCAATGTAGGCGCTATGTCCATTGGCGCGTCGGGTATCGAAATGCTGCTGCTGATTGCTGACGGTAAATGGTGGGTGTACCTGCTGGGATTGATTACAGCATACTTCTTTGGATTTATCTGTACCTATTTGTTCGGTACGCCAAAGGAAGCCCGTCAAGCAAAGGAAGCCTGA